One Archocentrus centrarchus isolate MPI-CPG fArcCen1 chromosome 10, fArcCen1, whole genome shotgun sequence genomic region harbors:
- the LOC115787326 gene encoding uncharacterized protein LOC115787326 has protein sequence MLLVFLTVSGVFFALAASIQTDVVCYGKSWQFPSTYRHLLHYGLYFTQSNGGSIKTVINNGKILDPRFRVSPDSIYLSDVTERDEGVYTLLLGGFKPLDVVDLKVLECDEEVTKDYFSTWAYSIPRGAEFLEFTPLHSWNQAKILWNRTDPEVREIRAQVENNIWELSYLTQADSGYYSFSDQDHSVLARVLLKVQEITVHYDAKANERFLVAYPLAVKMWSVTFTPNGEKEPRTRMNGSLIIKDNWFFDRIQAVTQGIEIDPVEMIDSGTFKFRDPEGNLALIARVEVNEGFRSQIILFALIALVAFMVTVCCWCCCKKRCCKKDKSAPQTAASPAPAVYHHNENQPQGSIYSSEPPPPYLPYQPVNSHVSDQPTATSPEPPAYHEVSIHVNPSQPEVALPGRPGSTPSSSVRLDFLASDPEPQFEMKGLTVPSAPPLSSDSSSIDVYNSEKLNFL, from the exons ATGTTGCTTGTGTTTTTGACAGTTTCCGGTGTCTTCTTTG CCCTTGCAGCTAGTATACAAACTGATGTGGTGTGCTATGGCAAGAGTTGGCAGTTTCCATCGACTTATAGACACCTCCTTCATTATGGACTATACTTCACTCAAAGTAATGGAGGCTCCATAAAAACTGTGATAAACAATGGGAAG ATATTAGACCCACGCTTCCGAGTCTCTCCTGACTCAATTTATCTTAGCGATGTGACTGAAAGAGATGAGGGAGTTTATACTCTCTTACTTGGTGGCTTCAAACCTCTTGATGTTGTTGACTTGAAAGTGTTGG AATGTGATGAAGAGGTCACAAAGGATTACTTCTCTACGTGGGCATACTCTATCCCTAGAGGGGCTGAATTCCTGGAGTTCACGCCTCTTCACAGTTGGAACCAGGCAAAGATCCTGTGGAATCGCACAGACCCTGAGGTCAGAGAAATCAGGGCACAGGTGGAAAACAACATCTGGGAGCTTTCTTACCTCACTCAGGCAGACAGTGGCTACTACAGCTTCAGTGATCAGGACCACTCTGTGCTGGCTAGGGTGCTGCTCAAAGTACAAG AAATAACAGTACACTATGACGCAAAGGCGAATGAGCGCTTCCTTGTTGCATACCCTCTGGCTGTTAAGATGTGGTCTGTGACTTTCACGCCCAATGGAGAAAAGGAACCCAGAACACGGATGAATGGCAGTCTGATCATAAAAGATAACTGGTTCTTTGACAGAATTCAGGCAGTGACACAAGGCATAGAAATTGATCCGGTGGAAATGATCGACTCTGGCACATTCAAGTTCAGAGACCCAGAAGGCAACTTGGCCTTGATTGCACGGGTGGAAGTGAACGAAG GATTTAGATCACAAATTATATTATTTGCTCTTATTGCCTTGGTTGCCTTCATGGTGACTGTCTGCTGTTGGTGCTGTTGTAAAAAAAGGTGCTGTAAAAAGGACAAGTCTGCTCCTCAGACTGCAGCCTCACCTGCACCTGCTGTCTATCATCAT AATGAGAATCAACCTCAAGGTTCAATTTATTCATCTGAACCACCTCCTCCATATTTGCCTTATCAGCCTGTGAATTCTCATGTTTCTGATCAACCTACAGCTACCTCCCCTGAGCCACCG GCATACCATGAAGTGAGTATCCATGTGAATCCCTCTCAGCCTGAG GTTGCACTTCCTGGACGGCCAGGTTCCACTCCAAGTTCCTCAGTCAGATTGGACTTCCTCGCCTCAGACCCGGAGCCACAGTTTGAAATGAAAGGATTAACCGTGCCCTCTGCACCTCCTCTTAGTTCAGATTCAAGTAGCATAGATGTTTATAACTCAGAAAAACTTAACTTTCTGTAA